The following are encoded together in the Peromyscus leucopus breed LL Stock chromosome 1, UCI_PerLeu_2.1, whole genome shotgun sequence genome:
- the LOC114685652 gene encoding serum amyloid A-5 protein — translation MKLLTGLIFCSLVLGVSSQSWFSFLREAYQGAGDMWRAYSDMKEANWKNSDKYFHARGNYDAAQRGPGGVWAAEVISDAREGIQSLIGRGHEDSMADQEANRWGRSGQDPNHYRPKGLPDKY, via the exons ATGAAGCTTCTCACTGGACTCATTTTCTGCTCCTTGGTCCTAGGAGTCAGCAGTCAAAGCTGGTTTTCATTCCTTCGTGAGGCTTACCAGG GGGCTGGGGATATGTGGCGAGCCTACTCTGACATGAAGGAAGCCAACTGGAAAAACTCAGACAAATACTTCCATGCTAGAGGGAACTATGATGCAGCCCAAAGGGGTCCTGGAGGAGTCTGGGCTGCTGAAGTCATCAG TGATGCAAGAGAGGGCATTCAGAGTCTCATAGGCCGTGGACACGAGGACTCCATGGCTGACCAGGAAGCGAACAGATGGGGCCGCAGTGGCCAGGACCCCAATCACTACAGACCTAAAGGACTGCCTGACAAATACTGA